From the genome of Acidobacteriota bacterium:
GCCCTGGGAAAGGTGCTGGGCGCTTGCGGGACGAGGGAGGAGGCGCGAGAGCGGCTCGAGGAGGCCTTCCGGCTGGCCAGGACGCACGGTCTGATTGAGAAGGCACGTGAAGCGGGCCAGCACCTCGAAACGCTGGCGGCAGAGTGGGGAGACAGTGCCGAACGCCGCCGATGGAGAAGCCGGCTGAAGCGGCTTTCCGGCCCGAATCTCGGCACGCTCATGAGCGCGATGGGCTGGGATGTTCGTCCCAAAGAGAGGAGGAGAACCCCATGATCGGGAATGTTCTGAAGGGCCTCATTCTTCTCCTGCTCGGGTTGACTTTTCTTCATCCGTTGGCAGCGGAGGTTTCGGTCGACCGGCAGCCGGACTCGGACGTGGAGTCGGCGGTCTTGACCTAAGATCTGATGGCGGGAGGGGACGATGGCGCTCCTTGGCCCATCATGCGCCTCCACATTCCTGCTGCCTGGGCTCTGAACCCGGACGGCAGCGCCGGTCCCACTCCGGACGGCTGGCCCTCTCTGGCATGGGATCCCGTCGGCGATGTTCCCGAGGTGGCCTGGTCCCGGCACGACGGGACGGACTACGAGATCGTCATCTCCAGGTGGAGTGGTGACAGGTGGACCGACCCGGAGACGCTCACGACCAACTCCGTGGACGACCAGGACCCGGAATTCGCCTACGCCCCGGATGGAACGGCACGCATCACCTACTGGTCCGAGGGCAAAGTGTACTGGCTGACCCGGCCGCCGCTCGGCGCATGGTCGGCACCCGTGCCGGTCGACGCCGGTGTGAAATCGTCAGTCACCAGTTCTGTCGAGGAACTCGTAGCTTACCAGCGCCCCACGGATCCGAGCGGCACGGAGGTCGTCGTCTCCGAAGGTGGCAACGGATGGACCCCCACCACCCTGGCGACCACCGTTTTCACGGGGCTGGACGGCAACGGTGACATCGACATCCGGCTCCATGCTCGCTCGGGCAGGGTCTGGATCGACTGGGAGGATGCAGCGGACTCTCTCGGCTGGTGCAGACTCGAATCTGGTGGCTGGTCATCACCCCGCTACGAACCGGTCTCGAGCCCGAACGACGAAGAGGCAGCCCGCTTGCGCATCCAGCGCCAGGCACTTCGGGGTGGCGGACAGTAGGCTCCGCAGTTGCAGAAACTAGGCTCTGGATTCTCCGGGAACGACAGTTGATGGGCCGTATCTGGCGAATGACGGCAGGTATCCGTCTGGTTCCAGAGTTCACGGGCGGTGAAGTTCCCGGACCAGCGGTGGAGATCCGCTATCTGGGCGAGAACCCACCTCTACGCCAGCTCGAGGCGGGAAAGTGGACGCGTGGTTTTGCAACGCTGGGGTAGGCAGTCTCACCAGCGAGCATCCTGGACGAAGTCCCCCGCGCCGACAAACCCGGCTCGCCTCGCCGGTAGCGCCACCGCCTCCCCGTCCCGGATGATGCGCGGCATGTTCAGAAAGCTGCTCGTCGCCAACCGTGGTGAGGTCGCCGTCCGCGTGGCCCCTACCTACGGGCAGGCCGAGGGGTTGGTGTTCAGGCGCTCGCTGCCAGCGGAGTCGTTGCCGTAGCTTCCTGCTGAAGAGCAGGTGAGGTTGCGACCGCGGATCAGCAGGAAGAAACCCTCGCCGGCTACGGGCACCTCGTCTTCCTCGAAGGTCGTATCGCCAAGGTCGCTGTCGCGGTCGTTCTGGCAGCTCCCGTAGTCGCCACCGCCCAGGGCACTGAGCGCCCCTCGTGAGACGTCATAGAGGTCGGAGAAGGCGGCCACATCCCACTGCAACGTCGTCTTCGAGCCTGCCGCGAACCGCACTCCATCGACGACCGAAGGAGTCCCTCCCGCCGGGTCCGCGGGCGCGCAGTCCTGCTCATCGATCTGGCCGTCAGCGTCGTAGTCTCCGTCGCAGGCATCACCGATTCCGTTGCCGTCACCGTCCTCCTGGCCCGGGTTGAAGACCAGCGGGCAGTTGTCCGGGAGCTGGGTCAGCCCGTCACCATCGACGTCGACGGGGCTGATCAGCCAGACCGATGGAACCTCGGTATCGCTGTCGATGTCCGTCGAAGCGATCATCTCCGCTATGCCATCGCCATTGAGGTCGCCGATGCTCTTGACGTTCAGCTTGTCTCCGGCACGGCCGTAGATCACCATGTCGTGGTCATTGTTGGCGACCTCGAGCTCGCTGGGGAAGAGCAAGGGGCCGAAGAACACGCTGATCTCGCCGGCGTCGATCCGAGCATTGTCAGTTCCATCCGCTTTCGAGGCACCGCAAACGAGATCAATTATACCGTCTCCATTGACGTCGCCGGCTCGTATACCTGCAGCATAGCTGTCCCCGGCCTCCGAGCCGTAAACGATAAGGTCGGAATCGGTCGCGAGATCGATGATAGCCGGAGGATTGAGGCCTGGCTCAGAGACCCGGGCTTCGCCCGCCAGCGACTGGTCATTGTTCTTGCCGTCGGCTCGAATCGAGCCCAACAGCAATTCGGCGTGCGCATCACCGTCGAGATTCGACACGATCGGGTACTGAGGGGTGCCAAAAGCATCGGCGGTATCCGCCCCAAACAGAAAAATATCCGGGTCCTCCACGAACAGGTCGATCGACTTGGGCCATGTGGCGCGTCCGATGAATACGTTGATATCGCCTGCGTTATTGCGGCTATCGTCCTGACCGTCCCCGCTCGGCGCGACTGCGATGAGGTCATCTGTCCCGTCGGCGTCCAGATCTCCGCTGCCCACGACCCCAAGGCCATCGAAGGAGGCCCGGCCGTAGATCGTCACATCACTGTCCGTCACCAGATCTACAGTTCCCGGCCAAACGACTCGACCCAATACAACGTACACCCTTCCCGCATTGGTACCGGTTCCGGGGCTGATCCCTGGCGTATTGCCGGCGCCGAGCAGGATGTCACCCAACCCGTCGCCACTCACGTCACCAACGGAAACCTGGCCGCTGTCCGCGAGTTGCCCACTGCTGATGTTGCCGTAAACCTGAATTCCGGGATCGGCAAGGAGGTCGATCTCCGGAGCCATGGAAGGGCCACCCAGAACTACATGTGCCTGTCCGGCGTTGTTGCGAGTGTTGCTCGGTCCATCGCCGAGGGGCGTTCCGAGTACGATGTCGTCGTAGCCGTCTCCGTTCACGTCTCCACAGCCGAGACCCTTTGCAGCGTGATCGTAGGGATCCTGGCCGTAGATCCAGACATCACTGTCCACGATCAGACTCAGAGGGCCGATCCAGCGGCCGCGGTGGCCGTATACCACATAGGCTTCACCCACACCCAGGCGCGAGTCACCCGGGCCGTCCCCATCCGGAGAACTGACGAGAAGGTCGTCGATACCATCGCCGTTGATGTCACAGGTCTCCATCCTCCTTCCTGCCTGGTCCCGCAGCGGGCCATCGATGCGAACAACATCAGGATCACTAGCCAGGTCAACGACCTCGACGGCCGGAGACGGAAAGATCGCCTCCACACCAATAGCCAGGACAAGCAGGAGGAACCTACCCAGGGTTGCCACGGACAGCCGCCGGAGTGGTCTTCCGTCTCGTCGACCTGTCGATGAGTTACTGCGGCCCACTTCCTGCTCTTACGGCGTCGATGCGGTGATCCCAGTGATTGACATTTACGCCATGGCGGCCGCTACTGTTGTACAGTGGATGTCCGAGCTGGACATCCGGATCGAGGATGTCTCTCCACTCGCAACTGGACGCACATGACGAGCCATCGCAGTCCCAGGCAAGCAGGGCGTGAATCGTTGTTTGACTATCGTCGTTCTCTTCGACTTCAATGCGCAGAAGAACCTGTCCTCCATTCTTCAGCCCTGTCCGGTCCACCGCAGGACACTTGACCATGACCTTCTGGAATGGAAGAAGCTCCTTTTCTCCCTCGGAGCATCCGCTGGGCCCCGCGCGGATGATGCGAAGTTCGGGCTCGAAATCCTCGTCATCGTCCCATGTGGGCCCGTGTCGGGCCTGGACGACGTAAGCGTAAGCGGCAAGCGTTGTGCCCCCGCAGACGTCCGGAGCAGTCAGGTCGCGTGCCTGGACCGAAACACGCCAGTTCTTCGGGCGTCCACTGGTCCCGAGAGGATTCGGCTTCTGGGCGGTGCTGAGAGTCCGGAACTCTGCCTGCGTGAAGACATGGGTGTCCGTGGCTTCCCGACCCCAGGATGCCGTCGATCCCTGGGGGAAGAGAGCATAGCGGATGCCACCGGCATCTTCGGCGATCCGGTGCAACTGGCCCATGACCTTCCAAGCATCCTCGGGGCCGAGTCCGTCGCCTGGGCGCGGGCTGGTCGGCTGGCGCTCGAAGGTGTCTTCTACCTGCTGCGGGACCGCAGTCAGCGGCTTCGGATTCGGCAAGAACGCAGCGGTCGCTTGCGGAGATGACCACCGAGACCAACAAGTCTTGTCACCGTTCGCATCTTCGAAGGCGACCCGATAGACATGATCGGTGCTCGCATCGCTCAATCCCGAGGCGCCGAACGAAACCGCGGTGCTCGGACGCCATCCACCCTGGGGCATGCCATCAATCGACCTGTGCCGCCAGAGAATGTCATAGGCTCCCGAACCGAGTACTTGCGCGGCCTCCCACCAGATCGCGTGGGCAGAGGTCAACCCCTCGGACAACACAGATGACATGAGGGTTACCTGCTGCGCCCGAATCGGGCCGGTTACCTGCGGCGGCGTGTCTGTGGCAGGACACGGAAGGACCTCATCGCCGCCTGGAATCGCAAGGCCGCAAAGCTGAGCGTAGTAAGGGTCGTTCTCAGCCTCGGGGGCCGAGAGCGGCTCGGGCGTTGGGCACAGGGCAGAACTCGGCGCGGTGGTGAGCATGAAGCCCGCTACCAGGACCGCCGCCAGCAAACAGATCCTGCGGCAGGAGCCGCGATCATCTGATCTCTTGTGCTCTCTCTCTCTTGTTCATATTGGCTCTCCCTCCCGACTTGCAAGGCGACCGGATGCTCACAAACGCCGTCCGGGCGTCATGCGAAACAACATTGCGGGGAGTCACGCACCGTACGACAGGCGCACTCCCATGACATCTTTAGCTACTACCTGGACCCACTGGTGTCAACCGGTAGCGCCACCGCCTCCCCGTCCCGGATAATGCGCGGCATGTTCAGAAAGCTGCTCGTCGCCAACCGGGGTGAGGTCGCTGTCCGCGTGGCCCGCACCTGCCGCAAGATGTCGGTCTGTCCCGTGGCCGTGTTCAGCGAGGCCGACCGGGGGGCGCCCTGGCTCGAGGCCTTCGACGAGGCGATCTGCCTCGGACCGGCCCATCCTGCCAGGAGCTATCTCGACCAGGAGGCGATCCTCCAGGCCGCGCAGCAGGCTGACGTGCAGGCCCTGCACCCGGGCTGGGGCTTCCTCGCCGAGAACGCCCTGTTTGCCACTCGAGTGCGCCATCAGGGTCTCGCCTGGGTCGGCCCGCCTCCCCGAGCGATCCGCCTGATGGGAGACAAGGCCCTGGCCCGCCGGACCGTGGCCTCCGCCGGCCTGCCCACCATCCCCGGCTCCGAGGGCACCCTGGACGACATCGACCAGGCCCGGCGCCTGGCCGCCGAGATCGGCTATCCCGTGCTGCTCAAGGCCACTGCCGGCGGGGGCGGCAAGGGCATGCGCATCTGTCGCGACGAAAGTGAGCTGGCCCAGGGCTTCACCGAGGCCAGCCGGGAGGCCGAGGCCTCCTTCAGCAACCCGGGGCTCTACCTGGAGAAGTTCATCGAGCGCGGCCGTCACATCGAATTCCAGCTGATGGCCGATAGCTGGGGTGCGGCCGTGCACCTCGGCGAGCGAGAGTGCTCGGTCCAGCGCCGTCACCAGAAGCTCGTCGAAGAGGCCCCCAGCCCCGTACTCGACCCAGCCCTGCGCCAACACTACGGCGAGCTGGTGGTCCAGGCCGCCCTGGCCGTGGGCTACGAGGGGGCCGGAACGGTGGAGTTCCTGCGGGAGCCCGGCGGCAAGCTCTACTTCATGGAGATGAACACCCGCCTGCAGGTGGAGCACCCGGTGACCGAGATGATCTCCGGCATCGACCTGGTCGAGCACCAGCTTCGGGTGGCCGCCGGCGAGCGCCTGGCCCTGCGCCAGGAAGAGATCACCCTCGACGGCCACGCCATCGAGGCCCGAATCAACGCCGAGGACCCCTCCGACGACTTCCGGCCCTCCCCGGGCGAGATCACCCGCTTCGACTTCCCTCGGCAGGTCGACGGCGCGAGGATCCGGGTCGATACCCACGTGCTCCGGCCCTCGGAGGTGCCCCCCTTCTACGATTCCCTGGTGGCCAAGGTCATCGCCTGGGGCCCCAGCCGCCCGGCGGCCATCGCAGGCCTGAGCGCGTGCCTGGCCGGAGCCCGCATCGAGGGGGTGCCCACCACGATCCCCGCCCACCTGAAGATCCTCGCCCACCAGGCCTTCACCTCGGGCGACTACGACACCGGCACGCTCGAGGACATCGACCTCGGCTCCCCCGCCCCGCATCCTTCCGACTGACCCCCGCGAGGACTCGTCATGGCGCGCGTCTCCCTTCACCCCATCGGTTCCCCCCTCGCCGAGGCCGCCGCCCTGAAGGCCGCCGAGGCCATGGCCCCCCTCGAAGAGCGCCTGGACCAGCGCCGCGAGGCGATCCGCGCCGGCTGGGGCGAGAAATACATCGAGCGGGTCCACCGCAAGGGCAAGATGACCACCTGGGAACGCATCGGCGCGCTGATCGACCCGGGCACACGCCCCCTTCCCGTCGGCACCCTGGTCAACGACGGCGAAACCTTCGGTCCCTCCAAGCGCACCTCCCCCGGCGCCGGCGTGGTCACCGCCTTCTGCCGCATCGAGGGGCGCTGGTCGATGGTCATCGCCAACGACAACACGGTGGCCTCGGGGTCCTGGTGGCCCCGCACCCCCGAGAAGATCGAGCGGGCCCAGGAGATGGCCCTGCGCCTGCGCATCCCGGTGGTCTACCTGGTGGACTGCTCCGGCCTCTTCCTGCCCGAGCAGGCCAGGACCTTTCCCGGGCTGACCGGCGCGGGGGCGATCTTCAAGATGAACTCACGCCTGTCGGCGGCTGGAGTGCCCCAGGTGGCGGGGGTCTTCGGCGACTGCATCGCCGGCGGCGGCTACATGCCGATCATCAGCGACGTGGTCTACATGACCGAGCAGGCCTACATGGTCATCGCCGGTGCGGCGCTGATCAAGGGCGCCAAGAGCCAGAAGATCACATCCCTCGACATCGGCGGCCCCGACGTGCACGTGCACCTGTCGGCCTGCGCCGACTACCGGGTCAAGGACGATCCGGACTGCATCGCCCGAATCCGCCGGGAAATCAGCACCCTGCCCAGCCCCGCCGCAGACTACTACCGCCGGGGTGCCGTACCCGCTGCCCCGGCCTTCCCCTCCGCCGAGCTGGCCTCGGTCTTCCCCCCCGACTACCGCCACGCCTACGACATCCGGCAGGTGCTGGCCCGACTGCTCGACGACTCCCTGTTCCGGGAAGTGCTGCCCGAGACCGGCCGCGACATGGTCTGCGGCGTGGGCCGCATCTCGGGGCTGTGGGTCGGCCTGATCGCCAACAACCCCCAGCTCTCCGAGCACCCCGAGCTGGCCGGCGAGAAACGCCCGGGAAGTATCCTCTACCGGGAAGGCATCGCCAAGATCAGCCAGTTCTCCCGGGCCTGCAACGACGACGGCCTGCCGCTGATCTGGTTGCAGGACGTCTCCGGCTTCGATATCGGGGTCGAGGCCGAAAAGCGCGGCCTGCTGGGCTACGGCTCCTCGCTGATCTACACCAATTCCACCAACACCGTGCCCATGGCCACAGTTCTGCTGCGCAAGGCCTCCGGCGCCGGCTACTACGCCATGGCGGGCCTGCCCTACGAACCGGTGATGCAACTGGCCACCCCCATCGCCCGGCTGGCCGTGATGGAAGGCCGCACCCTGGCCATCGGCGCCTACCGCACCCGCCTCGACGACAATTTCGAGATCACCGCCGACAGCGAAGAGGAGCGGCAGGAGGTCGCCCGGGGCATGCAGGAGGTGGAAGACCGCATCAGCGCCGACATGGATCCCCACAAGGCGGCGAGCCAGATGGACGTGGACGAGGTCATCAAGGTCGGAGAAATGCGAAACTATCTGGCCGCCTTCGCCGAAATGGCCTACCAGTCCATCGGTTACCGCACGGTGCGCAACCCCCGTATCTGGTCCCTGCACGATCTCGTGCTGCTGGCCGACGAACCTCGCTAGACGCGAAGAGTTTCAAGCTCGCGGCTCGAGCGCTTTGCTGTAAGATGCAGGTGTAGGCCCGACCCCCAAAAGCCCGACCCCCAAAAGGTGTGCAATACCATACGGAGCGGCGGATGAACTCACGCGTGGTCACCTTCCAGAAGTGGATGCTCGAAAACGAGGACTTCCTCGAGTCTCTCGGGAGGCATGCAGCCCGCCGCATCGCCGACTCCATCCTGGAGAGCGGCGAGGTGGACTGGGAAGAAGTGATCGACGGCCTTTCCCAGGACATGGAGCGCGAGATGAACTGGTTCGCGCCACGCAACCAGGCCTGAAGCCCCGGCGAGGAGCGATCCCCATGGTCCGGCCCAGCCTTCCCGCGTTGCTCATCGAAGGTGATGCAGGCAAACGGCAGATTGCGGCTCCCGCACCGGGGCGGATCCGCTGGTACCGCCTCGAGGGCGAGGTGGTCACCGCCGGCAGCCGACTCGGCCTGCTCACCGAAAACGAGCGCCATTTCGACCTGGTTTTTCCCCGGGCCCGGCCGGCCCAGCTCCGGGAGGTGCTTCTGGCCGACCCCTCGACGGCCTGCGAGTACGGCCAGGTGCTGGCCGTGGCGGTGGCTCCCAGCGGCGCGGAAGCGGCGGATCCCGAAAGCCAGGACACGGACAGTTCCGCCTTCGAGGTCCGCTCCCCGACCCACGGCACATTCTATCGGCGCCCCTCCCCCGACAGTCCGCCTTACATCGAAGTGGGCACCGAACTGCAGCGGGGGGATACCCTGGGCCTGGTGGAAGTGATGAAGTGCTTTTCCCCGATCACCTTCGATCCCCCGGCCGGCGCGGAGCGGGCCCGGGTGGTCGAAATCCTCGCCGCCGACGGCAGCGAGGTCCGCGCCGAGCAGCCCCTGGTGCGCATGGAATGGCTTTGACCCAGCCTCCACTCCTCCGCGTGCGGGACCTGCGGGTGCGGCTCGGCCGCCGGGAGATCCTGCGAGGTGTGGACCTGGAACTCCGGCCAGGGGAGCTGGTGGCTCTCGCCGGCCCCAACGGCGCGGGCAAGACCACCCTGCTGCGCGCCATCGCGGGCCTGCTGCCCCCCTTCGCGGGAGGCGTCACCCTCGCAGGCCGACCGGCAACCGCCCTCCAACGCCGGGAACTGGCCCGCCATCTGGCCTACCTGCCCCAGGACAGCGTTTCCGCCTTCTCCCTGAGCGTGGAGCAGACGGTGTTGCTCGGCCGCTACGCCCATGCCGGCGCCCTGCGTGGCTACACCCGGGAAGACCGGCTGACCGCCGAGAGAGCCATGACCGTCTCGGACGTCGCCCACCTGCGTCACCGACTCGTGGCCACCCTCTCCGGAGGCGAGCGGCGGCGGGTCTTCCTCGCCCGGGCCATTGCCCAGGCCTCCGGCGTGCTCGTCTTCGACGAGCCCACCTCGGCCCTCGACGTGGGCCACGCCTGCTCGGTGCTCGATCTACTGCGGGAACTGGCCGACGCGGGCAAGGCCGTGCTCTTCTCCCTCCACGATCTGGCGCTGGCCGTCCGCGGTCCCGATCGACTGCTGCTGATGGACCAGGGCGAAATCGTCGACCGCGGCGCACCGGATAAAGTGCTCACAGGCTCCCAGGCTCGCCGGGCTTTCGGCATCGCCCTGGTGGTGACCCGCGACCCTCCGGGAGTGGTCCCCGCCGGAGGACGAGGCCGCGGAGAGGTACACACCGCCGGGCGCGTCAACGGGGCGGGACATCCGACGCCGCCAGCCGAGGGACGAGCTGGCTCCGGATGACCCGATCCAGCTCTTCTCCGGCGATGGGCTTGCACACGTAGTCGTCCATGCCGGCGTCGAGGCAACGCCGGCGGTCCTCTTCGAAAGCGTGGGCCGTCATGGCCACGATCGGCAGGCGCTGCCCTGGCTGTTCCCCGGCCCGGATGCGTCGGGTCAGCTCGATGCCGTCCATCTCGGGCATCTGCACGTCACTGAGCAGAAGATCGAAATCGCCGGAACGCAGCGCGGCCAGCGCTTCGAAGCCGTTTTCCG
Proteins encoded in this window:
- a CDS encoding thrombospondin type 3 repeat-containing protein, whose protein sequence is METCDINGDGIDDLLVSSPDGDGPGDSRLGVGEAYVVYGHRGRWIGPLSLIVDSDVWIYGQDPYDHAAKGLGCGDVNGDGYDDIVLGTPLGDGPSNTRNNAGQAHVVLGGPSMAPEIDLLADPGIQVYGNISSGQLADSGQVSVGDVSGDGLGDILLGAGNTPGISPGTGTNAGRVYVVLGRVVWPGTVDLVTDSDVTIYGRASFDGLGVVGSGDLDADGTDDLIAVAPSGDGQDDSRNNAGDINVFIGRATWPKSIDLFVEDPDIFLFGADTADAFGTPQYPIVSNLDGDAHAELLLGSIRADGKNNDQSLAGEARVSEPGLNPPAIIDLATDSDLIVYGSEAGDSYAAGIRAGDVNGDGIIDLVCGASKADGTDNARIDAGEISVFFGPLLFPSELEVANNDHDMVIYGRAGDKLNVKSIGDLNGDGIAEMIASTDIDSDTEVPSVWLISPVDVDGDGLTQLPDNCPLVFNPGQEDGDGNGIGDACDGDYDADGQIDEQDCAPADPAGGTPSVVDGVRFAAGSKTTLQWDVAAFSDLYDVSRGALSALGGGDYGSCQNDRDSDLGDTTFEEDEVPVAGEGFFLLIRGRNLTCSSAGSYGNDSAGSERLNTNPSACP
- a CDS encoding acetyl-CoA carboxylase biotin carboxylase subunit, which codes for MFRKLLVANRGEVAVRVARTCRKMSVCPVAVFSEADRGAPWLEAFDEAICLGPAHPARSYLDQEAILQAAQQADVQALHPGWGFLAENALFATRVRHQGLAWVGPPPRAIRLMGDKALARRTVASAGLPTIPGSEGTLDDIDQARRLAAEIGYPVLLKATAGGGGKGMRICRDESELAQGFTEASREAEASFSNPGLYLEKFIERGRHIEFQLMADSWGAAVHLGERECSVQRRHQKLVEEAPSPVLDPALRQHYGELVVQAALAVGYEGAGTVEFLREPGGKLYFMEMNTRLQVEHPVTEMISGIDLVEHQLRVAAGERLALRQEEITLDGHAIEARINAEDPSDDFRPSPGEITRFDFPRQVDGARIRVDTHVLRPSEVPPFYDSLVAKVIAWGPSRPAAIAGLSACLAGARIEGVPTTIPAHLKILAHQAFTSGDYDTGTLEDIDLGSPAPHPSD
- a CDS encoding carboxyl transferase domain-containing protein; translation: MARVSLHPIGSPLAEAAALKAAEAMAPLEERLDQRREAIRAGWGEKYIERVHRKGKMTTWERIGALIDPGTRPLPVGTLVNDGETFGPSKRTSPGAGVVTAFCRIEGRWSMVIANDNTVASGSWWPRTPEKIERAQEMALRLRIPVVYLVDCSGLFLPEQARTFPGLTGAGAIFKMNSRLSAAGVPQVAGVFGDCIAGGGYMPIISDVVYMTEQAYMVIAGAALIKGAKSQKITSLDIGGPDVHVHLSACADYRVKDDPDCIARIRREISTLPSPAADYYRRGAVPAAPAFPSAELASVFPPDYRHAYDIRQVLARLLDDSLFREVLPETGRDMVCGVGRISGLWVGLIANNPQLSEHPELAGEKRPGSILYREGIAKISQFSRACNDDGLPLIWLQDVSGFDIGVEAEKRGLLGYGSSLIYTNSTNTVPMATVLLRKASGAGYYAMAGLPYEPVMQLATPIARLAVMEGRTLAIGAYRTRLDDNFEITADSEEERQEVARGMQEVEDRISADMDPHKAASQMDVDEVIKVGEMRNYLAAFAEMAYQSIGYRTVRNPRIWSLHDLVLLADEPR
- a CDS encoding biotin/lipoyl-containing protein, whose translation is MVRPSLPALLIEGDAGKRQIAAPAPGRIRWYRLEGEVVTAGSRLGLLTENERHFDLVFPRARPAQLREVLLADPSTACEYGQVLAVAVAPSGAEAADPESQDTDSSAFEVRSPTHGTFYRRPSPDSPPYIEVGTELQRGDTLGLVEVMKCFSPITFDPPAGAERARVVEILAADGSEVRAEQPLVRMEWL
- a CDS encoding ABC transporter ATP-binding protein — protein: MALTQPPLLRVRDLRVRLGRREILRGVDLELRPGELVALAGPNGAGKTTLLRAIAGLLPPFAGGVTLAGRPATALQRRELARHLAYLPQDSVSAFSLSVEQTVLLGRYAHAGALRGYTREDRLTAERAMTVSDVAHLRHRLVATLSGGERRRVFLARAIAQASGVLVFDEPTSALDVGHACSVLDLLRELADAGKAVLFSLHDLALAVRGPDRLLLMDQGEIVDRGAPDKVLTGSQARRAFGIALVVTRDPPGVVPAGGRGRGEVHTAGRVNGAGHPTPPAEGRAGSG